One genomic region from Chrysemys picta bellii isolate R12L10 chromosome 16, ASM1138683v2, whole genome shotgun sequence encodes:
- the LOC101935995 gene encoding zinc finger protein 501-like isoform X6 — translation MVSENEEQNSQQEDAVQVESHGALTQRLKGDVSRSHEQGTACEIQHRPEREQGNQPGEKIGKLIYCWGTHKDSKETTAQQEILRAKRKTTCPECGKYFSHCSSLIRHQRIHTGERPYECCECGKSFTNNSSLITHQRIHTGERPYECRECGKSFTDSSHLTKHHKVHTGQGLYECGECGKSFTDSSALLKHHRIHTGERPYVCCECRKAFSQSFELTRHQRIHTGERPYGCCECGKSFIQHSHLIRHQRNHTGERPYKCSECGKSFTQSSDLIIHQRMHTGERPYVCSECGKTFIQHSHLIRHQRNHTGEKPYECCECEKTFIQLSELTRHERIHTGEKPYECRECGTRFTQSSSLKYHQRICKGEKHHKNLTG, via the coding sequence ATggtgagtgagaatgaggagCAGAATTCTCAGCAGGAAGATGCTGTGCAAGTGGAATCACATGGAGCATTAACGCAAAGATTGAAAGGGGATGTTTCCAGGAGTCATGAGCAGGGAACAGCCTGTGAGATTCAGCACAGACCAGAGAGGGAGCAGGGAAACCAGCCAGGGGAGAAAATTGGAAAATTAATTTACTGTTGGGGAACTCACAAGGACTCGAAGGAaaccacagcccagcaggaaATCCTCAGGGCAAAGAGAAAAACTACATGCCCTGAGTGTGGGAAATACTTTAGTCACTGCTCAtcccttattagacatcagagaatACACACAGGGGAaagaccctatgaatgctgtgagtgcgggaaaagcttcactaaCAACTCAAGCCTTATtacgcatcagagaatccacacaggggaaagACCCTATGAATGCAGGGAGTGTGGAAAAAGCTTCACTGACAGCTCACACCTTACTAAGCATCACAAAGTCCACACTGGGCAGGGACTCTATGAATGCGGTgaatgtggaaaaagcttcaCGGATAGCTCAGCCCTTCTTAAACATCacagaatccacacgggagagagaccatACGTATGCTGTGAGTGTCGGAAAGCCTTCAGTCAGAGCTTTGAGCTTActagacatcagagaatccacacgggggagAGACCTTAtggatgctgtgagtgcgggaaaagcttcattcaGCACTCACACCTCATTAGGCATCAGAGAAACCACACAGgtgagagaccctataaatgcagtgagtgcgggaaaagcttcactcagagctcAGACCTCATTATACATCAAAGAATGCACACGGGGGAGAGACCTTACgtatgctctgagtgcgggaaaaccttcattCAGCATTCACACCTCATTAGACATCAGAGAAACCACACGGGTGAGAAACCCTATGAGTGCTGTGAGTGTGAGAAGACCTTCATTCAGCTGTCAGAACTTACTCGACATGAAAGAATCCACACAGGCGAGAAGCCCTATGAATGCCGTGAGTGTGGGACAAGGTTCACTCAGAGCTCATCCCTTAAATATCATCAGAGAATCTGTAAGGGAGAGAAACACCATAAAAACCTCACAGGCTAG